The bacterium HR17 DNA window GGGTAGCGCGCCGTCGCTGCCCGGCGCACAAATTGCTCATGCTGCAACCGGTAGGCGATCAAGTCGGCGACGGTAACGATAACAAAGCCATGCTGCTCGGCAAACCGTTCCAAATCGGGCAGCCGCGCCATTGTCCCATCGTCGCGCAAAATTTCGCAGATGACGGCGGCGGGATACAACCCCGCCAGCCGGCATAAGTCCACGGCGGCTTCCGTGTGCCCAGCGCGACGCAACACCCCGCCCTCTTTCGCCCGCAAGGGGAAAACATGCCCAGGGCGGGTCAAGTCCGTCGGTTTCGTGTTAGGGTCAATGAGCACCTTGACGGTGATGGCGCGGTCATGCGCCGAGATGCCAGTCGTCACGCCAAAGCGCGGGTGGGCATCCACGGGCATCCCAAAGGGCGACCCAAAAGGCGAAGTGTTGTCGGTGGGTAGCAACGGGATGTGTAATTCGTCCAATCGTTCGCCCGTCAACGCGACACAGACCAGCCCGCGCCCGTGCTTGGTCATAAAGTTGATGGCGTCGGGCGTCACCTTTTCCGCTGCCAGCACCAAGTCGCCTTCGTTCTCGCGGTCTTCGTCGTCCACGACGATGACGAAATTGCCTTTGCGCAGCTCCTCAAGGGCTTGCTCAATCGTCGCCAGTGGCATCGTCGGTCACCGCCGCAAATTATGCGTCACGGTATCTCGTGCGGTCGCCCTCACGCAGTGGTCGGAAAGACGACACCTGTCGGGACGACGACGACG harbors:
- the ribBA gene encoding Riboflavin biosynthesis protein RibBA; its protein translation is MPLATIEQALEELRKGNFVIVVDDEDRENEGDLVLAAEKVTPDAINFMTKHGRGLVCVALTGERLDELHIPLLPTDNTSPFGSPFGMPVDAHPRFGVTTGISAHDRAITVKVLIDPNTKPTDLTRPGHVFPLRAKEGGVLRRAGHTEAAVDLCRLAGLYPAAVICEILRDDGTMARLPDLERFAEQHGFVIVTVADLIAYRLQHEQFVRRAATARYPTPFGEFRLIAYESLLDGAAFLALVMGEVDPNEPILVRVHSACLTGDALFSLRCDCGNQLRLAMEKIAAEGRGVLLYIPHHEGRGIGLLNKLKAYELQDAGMDTVDANLKLGHPMDARDYGLGAQVLRDLGVRKMRLMTNNPTKRAGLSGYGLEIVERIPLVAEPQSEFARRYLETKRDKMGHLIEL